One window from the genome of Pseudanabaena yagii GIHE-NHR1 encodes:
- a CDS encoding response regulator, which translates to MVTASSDKTLLLIDDEYMIRQVVQVCLENLSNWKTTIATSGKEGLTTVAQVKPDAILLDMMMPEMNGFDFLEKLQADDEIAHIPVILLTSCTTLLSHRTLLDLGCKGVISKPFEPITLVSQIAYILGW; encoded by the coding sequence ATGGTTACAGCTAGTTCCGATAAAACTCTACTTCTCATTGATGATGAATATATGATTCGTCAGGTCGTGCAGGTTTGTCTCGAAAACCTGAGTAATTGGAAAACCACGATCGCAACATCAGGCAAAGAAGGATTAACTACCGTCGCGCAAGTTAAACCCGATGCCATTTTGCTAGATATGATGATGCCAGAGATGAATGGGTTTGACTTTCTCGAAAAATTGCAAGCAGATGATGAAATCGCCCATATTCCCGTCATCTTATTAACATCCTGTACCACTCTCCTCAGTCATAGAACTCTGTTAGATCTCGGATGCAAAGGTGTAATTAGTAAACCCTTTGAGCCGATCACCCTTGTTTCACAAATTGCCTATATATTAGGTTGGTAG
- a CDS encoding PAS domain S-box protein, with protein sequence MITSSPNERDHHLQSLKAYMLKYGFGVAFLLLFGCGIASYVSIQRLKENRHSLVHTRAVIENLQGIIGDIVDAELGRRGQIITEDPIFVLGIDTKIKGLRDRLKDLRQLIQDNPNQQKHFAIVEPLVNQRLEVLEKSLQLWQQNPKNTANQVELTYRAWQLRQEIEAKIAQMRKVEDQLIIVQSQAVEDNVQTTLIFVILGSVTGFSLFVFIYLMLTQEVAIRKQAELQLQQNNQDLEQKVEERTAELQTKEQLFRLAIFNAPLPITLHIENDEFLLVNQAWTDLSGYAIADIPTVRDWTRQVYGERHLEVDAFLQEFYARSEHFNSDIAQVDTAQIITKQGQRLFWDYYSAPLDIQPNGKRLWISMAIDVTDRKLAEDALRASQRQYETLAEVVPVGIFRADLQGNSIYVNHRSCEIMGISFAEAMGSGWAKSIHPEDRDRVFRQWHEAATHRQKFYAEYRFLHPDGKITWVVAQVIPEIENDIMLGYVGTMTDINLLKSVEKELQDAKDELEIRVADRTAELSQRQIELENLNRRWQSLLDNVRLLVIGINHEGCIEYVNPFFLAETGYTLDEVIGQDVFTLLLQGEQAKASKLAFDELITSGEYPHFQNKILTKAGELLAIAWNNTAMRDSTGNIIGTLSIGEDITDKLAVEKLKSEFISVVSHELRTPLSSIRGALGLLASGVLANQPDTSQHMLNIAASDTERLVRLVNDILDLERLESNIINLDRQWWDTAEICQQAIETLQAIAETSQVKLSSHVPSLQIFGDRDRLVQILVNLLSNAVKFSPPQSEVLLTVESSPHEIIFHIQDHGRGIPEQMLEKIFDRFSQVNGSDSRQGGTGLGLAICRTIVKQHGGKIWAESVWSEGSNFSFTIPNQIS encoded by the coding sequence ATGATCACATCCTCACCGAATGAACGCGATCACCATCTCCAATCGCTCAAAGCGTATATGCTCAAATATGGCTTTGGGGTAGCATTTTTACTGTTATTTGGTTGTGGGATTGCCTCTTATGTCAGTATTCAGCGCTTAAAGGAAAATCGCCACAGTTTAGTCCATACTCGTGCGGTAATTGAGAATCTACAGGGAATCATTGGCGATATCGTTGATGCAGAACTGGGGCGACGGGGGCAGATTATTACCGAAGATCCAATTTTTGTGCTCGGCATCGATACCAAAATTAAAGGACTACGAGATCGCCTCAAAGACTTACGCCAATTGATCCAAGACAATCCTAATCAGCAAAAACATTTTGCTATTGTCGAGCCATTAGTCAATCAACGCCTTGAGGTTCTCGAAAAATCGCTGCAACTATGGCAACAAAATCCTAAGAATACAGCTAATCAAGTGGAATTGACCTATCGGGCTTGGCAATTGCGTCAGGAAATTGAGGCGAAGATCGCCCAAATGCGAAAGGTAGAAGATCAGCTAATTATCGTGCAATCGCAAGCCGTTGAGGATAATGTTCAAACCACCCTGATTTTTGTCATTCTTGGTTCTGTAACTGGTTTTAGCTTATTTGTATTCATTTACTTGATGCTGACTCAAGAAGTAGCTATTCGCAAACAAGCGGAACTGCAATTACAACAAAATAATCAAGACTTAGAGCAAAAAGTTGAGGAACGCACGGCAGAGTTACAAACAAAAGAGCAACTATTTCGCCTAGCGATTTTTAATGCACCTTTGCCGATTACTTTACATATCGAAAATGATGAATTTTTATTGGTAAATCAGGCATGGACAGACCTATCTGGCTATGCGATCGCCGATATTCCCACTGTGCGTGATTGGACGCGCCAAGTCTATGGTGAGAGACATCTTGAGGTTGATGCTTTTTTACAGGAATTTTATGCCAGATCTGAGCATTTTAATAGTGATATTGCTCAAGTAGATACTGCTCAAATAATCACCAAACAGGGACAGAGGCTATTTTGGGACTATTATTCTGCGCCCTTAGACATTCAACCTAACGGCAAGCGTCTATGGATCTCGATGGCGATCGATGTGACCGATCGCAAACTTGCTGAAGATGCTTTACGCGCTAGTCAGAGACAATATGAAACCCTTGCAGAAGTAGTACCTGTGGGTATCTTTCGTGCTGATCTACAAGGCAACAGTATTTATGTAAATCACCGCAGTTGCGAAATTATGGGGATCAGTTTTGCGGAGGCGATGGGTTCAGGCTGGGCAAAGAGTATTCATCCCGAAGATCGCGATCGCGTATTTAGGCAATGGCATGAGGCAGCCACACATCGCCAAAAATTTTATGCTGAATATCGATTTCTCCATCCTGATGGAAAAATTACATGGGTAGTTGCTCAGGTAATTCCCGAAATCGAAAATGACATCATGCTGGGATATGTCGGCACGATGACGGATATTAATTTGCTCAAATCCGTCGAAAAAGAACTCCAAGATGCCAAGGATGAACTCGAAATTAGGGTTGCCGATCGCACTGCGGAGTTGTCTCAACGCCAAATCGAACTAGAAAACCTTAACCGTCGTTGGCAATCATTGCTAGACAATGTGCGTCTATTAGTGATTGGTATCAATCATGAGGGCTGCATCGAATATGTTAATCCATTTTTTCTGGCAGAAACAGGTTACACATTAGATGAGGTAATTGGTCAAGATGTCTTTACCTTATTGTTGCAAGGCGAACAAGCAAAAGCATCAAAGTTAGCATTTGATGAACTAATTACAAGTGGTGAATATCCTCACTTTCAAAATAAGATTTTGACCAAGGCAGGTGAGCTATTAGCGATCGCTTGGAATAACACTGCAATGCGCGATAGCACGGGCAATATTATTGGCACATTAAGCATCGGTGAAGATATTACCGATAAGTTGGCAGTAGAAAAGCTTAAGAGTGAATTTATCTCGGTAGTCAGTCATGAATTGCGAACACCCCTATCTTCAATTCGCGGGGCACTAGGTTTACTCGCCTCAGGAGTGTTAGCCAATCAACCTGATACATCTCAACATATGCTGAATATCGCAGCCTCTGACACAGAGCGCCTAGTCCGTCTAGTCAATGACATTCTCGACTTAGAGCGTTTAGAATCCAATATCATCAACCTTGATCGCCAATGGTGGGATACGGCGGAGATCTGCCAGCAAGCCATAGAAACCCTGCAAGCGATCGCTGAGACAAGTCAGGTCAAGCTATCGAGTCATGTGCCATCCTTGCAAATTTTTGGCGATCGCGATCGGCTTGTGCAAATTCTGGTGAATTTATTGAGCAATGCCGTCAAGTTTTCGCCGCCTCAGAGTGAAGTATTACTTACAGTTGAGTCATCGCCCCATGAGATTATTTTCCATATTCAAGATCATGGAAGGGGCATTCCTGAACAAATGCTAGAGAAGATTTTTGACCGCTTCAGTCAAGTTAATGGCTCGGATTCTCGACAGGGAGGGACAGGTTTAGGCTTAGCGATCTGTCGTACTATCGTCAAGCAGCATGGCGGTAAGATCTGGGCAGAAAGCGTTTGGTCAGAGGGGAGTAACTTTTCATTCACAATTCCCAATCAAATCAGCTAA
- a CDS encoding response regulator, protein MKILIVEDDRLSASILLQLLTESNYTIDTAADAKTAWQYIETYTYDLLVLDIMLPDSDGIDLCTKLRAAGYMIPILLLTAKDSTSDRVMGLEAGADDYVVKPYAFQELIARIRALLRRYHDHDTLVQGLTWENLRLDFSTNTVTYNQQPLRLTQKEYGLLELFLRHPQQVFSRSVLIDKVWSAGEFPSEEAVTTHIKGLRQKLKAAGISEDPIETLYGLGYRLKAEPTAKQQDQPSAIASIPQQTAEARVKEALAEITKRLHDNLAELIPMFRRVAIAVEEGNLDLEMRHKACMEAHRLIGSLGTLGFPQGSTIARQIEQLLKDDETLNSTDADNLKQLINTLQAITTDSLNTTNHHVAVSHPPIESAKLPLLLIVDDDVEFVQEIQLEAETWGMRVETAHSLAIAREKIDQERPNIILLDVMFPESDNGFVLLDELAQKQIDIPTVITTATSGLSERVMAAQRGGQAFIEKPASAEEILSTIAQVMQQQRNDRPRVLIVDDDIHILKVLQILLAQWDLEVSLLADPKQFWQVLESAAPDLLILDLNMPDYSGIDLCRAVRTASLWHDLPIVFLSSQSDRQTIRQIFAAGADDYLNKPIVEADLQTRILSRLERSRVSRQAADFDGLTGIYTHRRGIQSLTQLIRLATRNHQSLCLAILDLDLFKQVNDRYGHGVGDLVLKQFGKLLRQNFRSEDVTMRWGGEEFVVGLYGANSQQSIERLNEFLEIWRQQKFLVTATESFSVTFSAGVVEYLQDGSSVELLYQRMDKALYQAKETGRNRIVLASNF, encoded by the coding sequence TTGAAAATTTTAATAGTGGAGGATGATCGTCTCTCGGCATCAATACTGTTGCAACTACTAACGGAATCTAATTACACCATTGATACGGCTGCCGATGCTAAAACTGCGTGGCAATATATCGAGACCTATACCTATGACTTGCTGGTTCTCGATATCATGTTGCCTGATAGTGATGGCATTGATCTCTGCACTAAGTTACGAGCCGCAGGTTACATGATTCCGATCTTGCTGCTTACGGCGAAGGATAGTACTAGCGATCGCGTTATGGGTTTAGAAGCAGGAGCCGATGACTATGTGGTGAAACCCTATGCCTTTCAGGAGTTAATTGCAAGGATTCGGGCGTTATTACGGCGCTACCATGATCACGATACATTGGTGCAGGGGCTGACTTGGGAGAATCTCCGTTTAGATTTCAGTACCAATACTGTGACCTATAATCAGCAACCTTTACGCTTAACTCAAAAAGAATATGGTTTATTGGAACTATTCCTCAGACATCCTCAACAGGTATTTAGCCGCAGTGTGTTAATAGATAAGGTCTGGTCAGCAGGAGAGTTTCCCAGTGAGGAGGCTGTAACGACACATATTAAAGGATTGCGACAGAAGTTGAAGGCGGCAGGGATTAGCGAAGATCCGATTGAGACTTTGTATGGATTGGGATATCGACTCAAGGCGGAACCTACTGCCAAACAACAGGATCAGCCTAGTGCGATCGCTTCTATACCACAGCAAACTGCCGAGGCGCGGGTGAAAGAGGCTCTAGCCGAGATTACGAAAAGATTGCATGACAATTTAGCGGAATTAATCCCGATGTTTCGGCGGGTAGCGATCGCCGTGGAGGAGGGGAATTTAGATTTAGAAATGCGCCATAAAGCTTGTATGGAAGCGCATCGGCTGATTGGCTCCTTGGGAACTTTGGGATTTCCGCAAGGCTCAACGATCGCACGTCAGATTGAGCAACTGCTCAAGGATGATGAGACTCTAAACTCAACTGATGCTGACAATCTGAAGCAATTGATCAATACCTTGCAAGCAATTACGACGGATTCTCTGAATACGACTAATCATCATGTAGCGGTGTCGCATCCACCGATTGAGTCTGCTAAGTTACCACTGTTGCTGATTGTGGATGATGATGTGGAATTTGTCCAAGAGATTCAACTGGAGGCGGAAACTTGGGGAATGCGGGTGGAAACAGCGCATAGCTTAGCGATCGCAAGGGAAAAAATTGATCAAGAGCGACCTAATATCATTCTCTTAGATGTAATGTTTCCTGAGAGTGACAATGGCTTTGTGCTGTTGGATGAACTGGCGCAAAAGCAAATTGATATTCCCACGGTGATCACTACTGCTACAAGTGGATTGAGTGAGCGGGTGATGGCTGCCCAGAGAGGGGGACAAGCCTTTATCGAAAAGCCAGCTTCGGCAGAGGAAATCCTCAGTACGATCGCGCAGGTAATGCAGCAACAACGGAACGATCGCCCCAGAGTGCTAATCGTTGATGACGATATCCATATATTGAAAGTCTTGCAAATTCTATTGGCGCAATGGGATCTTGAAGTTTCGCTGTTAGCCGATCCTAAGCAGTTTTGGCAGGTTTTGGAATCCGCTGCTCCTGATTTGCTGATTTTGGATTTGAATATGCCCGACTATAGTGGCATCGATCTCTGTCGAGCAGTCCGAACCGCTTCACTATGGCACGATTTACCGATTGTCTTTTTGTCATCCCAGAGCGATCGCCAGACGATTCGCCAAATATTTGCGGCGGGGGCAGATGACTATTTGAATAAGCCAATTGTGGAAGCGGATTTGCAGACAAGGATTCTCAGTCGATTAGAACGCAGTCGCGTATCGCGTCAGGCAGCAGATTTTGATGGACTCACGGGTATCTATACTCATCGTCGTGGTATCCAAAGCTTGACACAACTTATCCGACTCGCGACTCGCAATCATCAAAGCCTCTGTTTAGCGATTTTGGATCTGGACTTATTTAAGCAGGTGAACGATCGCTATGGACATGGCGTAGGCGATTTAGTGCTCAAACAGTTTGGGAAGCTATTGCGGCAAAATTTCCGTAGTGAGGATGTGACAATGCGCTGGGGTGGTGAGGAATTTGTGGTGGGCTTGTATGGAGCTAATAGTCAGCAAAGTATAGAACGTCTGAATGAATTCTTAGAAATTTGGCGACAGCAAAAATTTTTGGTCACGGCAACAGAATCTTTTAGTGTGACCTTTAGTGCAGGAGTAGTTGAATATCTCCAAGATGGTAGTAGTGTTGAGCTTTTATATCAACGGATGGATAAGGCTCTTTATCAAGCAAAGGAGACAGGAAGAAATAGAATTGTATTAGCAAGTAATTTCTAG
- a CDS encoding YggS family pyridoxal phosphate-dependent enzyme, producing MSQTIADRLNQIRVNIPPQVKLVAVSKYTTTEAVRAAYAAGVRDFGESRVQDSKIKQTELADLTDITWHMIGSLQSNKARQAIAQFDWIHSLDRLSLASQCDRLIQELGKSPKLLLQVKLAEDPHKSGWTEAELLADLPQLEKLQNLDIVGLMTILPLGLNGDQAYEVFSRVGELAAKLRSLGWANIQELSMGMSADYAIAVKAGATMIRVGSQIFSGY from the coding sequence ATTAGTCAAACGATCGCTGATCGTCTTAATCAAATTCGTGTCAATATCCCGCCGCAGGTGAAACTGGTTGCTGTTAGTAAATACACGACTACGGAAGCTGTGAGGGCTGCCTATGCGGCAGGGGTGCGTGATTTTGGTGAATCGCGAGTGCAGGACTCCAAAATCAAACAAACGGAACTTGCAGATTTAACGGATATTACTTGGCACATGATTGGATCATTGCAAAGTAACAAAGCAAGGCAAGCGATCGCCCAATTTGATTGGATTCATTCGCTTGATCGCCTTAGCCTTGCCTCACAATGCGATCGCTTAATTCAGGAACTCGGCAAATCACCAAAATTACTATTGCAGGTAAAGCTGGCGGAAGATCCTCATAAATCAGGTTGGACAGAAGCAGAACTATTAGCGGATTTACCTCAATTAGAGAAGTTGCAAAACCTTGATATTGTGGGACTGATGACGATTTTGCCTTTGGGCTTAAATGGAGATCAAGCCTATGAGGTTTTTAGTCGTGTAGGGGAATTAGCCGCAAAGTTGCGATCGCTCGGTTGGGCAAATATTCAAGAACTCTCGATGGGGATGTCGGCGGACTATGCGATCGCAGTTAAGGCAGGTGCAACGATGATTCGGGTTGGTAGCCAAATATTTTCTGGTTATTAA
- a CDS encoding type II toxin-antitoxin system RelN family antitoxin → MKALKAMATINEEGQLTLDHPLLNDKNSRVEVIVLIPEATDPTQSEILSDFRQAWHEAMTGQTIPVSQLWDGIEDD, encoded by the coding sequence ATGAAAGCACTGAAAGCAATGGCAACCATCAATGAGGAAGGTCAACTTACTCTAGATCATCCTCTCTTGAATGACAAAAATAGTCGAGTAGAAGTTATTGTCCTAATCCCAGAAGCGACAGACCCAACACAATCAGAAATCCTATCAGATTTTCGCCAAGCTTGGCATGAAGCCATGACTGGACAAACAATTCCAGTTTCTCAATTGTGGGATGGAATTGAAGATGACTGA
- a CDS encoding type II toxin-antitoxin system RelE family toxin, whose product MTEKPLIQVEASPTFQKNLRTLAKKYRSIRKDIQPIITQLEQGQILGDQISGIGYAVFKLRVRNSDNQKGKSGGYRLIYYVKTATGIILLTIYPKSEQVDIAADEIQNIITTYEQGDR is encoded by the coding sequence ATGACTGAGAAACCTTTAATTCAAGTTGAAGCATCACCAACTTTTCAAAAAAACTTACGCACACTAGCTAAAAAATATCGAAGTATTCGTAAAGATATCCAACCAATCATCACCCAATTAGAACAAGGTCAAATACTAGGTGATCAAATCTCTGGAATTGGCTATGCAGTTTTTAAACTGAGAGTTCGCAATAGTGATAATCAAAAGGGCAAAAGTGGTGGCTATCGTTTAATTTATTACGTCAAAACTGCAACGGGGATTATCTTACTGACTATTTATCCCAAATCTGAACAGGTTGATATTGCCGCAGATGAAATTCAGAACATTATTACTACTTATGAGCAAGGCGATCGCTAA
- the pheT gene encoding phenylalanine--tRNA ligase subunit beta, translating to MRISLNWLRELVDCDLSPQELEEKLTMAGFEVESIEDRRTWAEGVVVGHILTADRHPNADKLQVCKVDIGAPEPLQIVCGAANARQGLFVPVATIGTYLPTIDLKLRPTKLRGERSEGMICSLAEIGLAKESSGIHEFPDGLNVGADVRPLLGLDDAILDVTSTANRADALSVVGIAREVAALLGKEVRLPLATKDFQPKVANWVKVEDPKSCPAYIGTLIKGVKVAPSPEWLKRRVEAAGMRSINNIVDITNYILLEWGQPLHAFDADTLDKDLNIGVRFAKAGEKIKTLDDTDRTLTSQNFLITSGDKPIAIAGVMGGAETEVSEQTTNIVLEAALFTQVTTRRSARAQGLRTEASARYERGVNQAAIESATAKAIQMIVELAGGEVIEQSVADARSQEVRVIDLRLTKVWQILGEVDREDESVLPLLSEAEVEQTLKVLSFELEKHPIEEGSYATWKVTVPPYRYADIEREIDLVEEIARIYGYDKFVETLPARTEFGFLSADQEGGRMIRAAFRAVGLTEVMHMSLCSPTESHQVKINNPVAIEYGALRGDLLTNLIDACAFNINQGNGILNGFEIGRVFWLDEAGSDETDRIAGIFGGDPTVGAWQHDSKPLNFYEAKGLLDSVFHNLSVTVEYQPDQKDDRLHPGRTASLWISGERLGTFGQLHPQLRAEKELPDEIYVFELDFYTLLDAMMKKSIPTFQPFSTYPSSDRDIAFFAPLKFTVADIQRSITHVGGELLDSVTLFDQYIGKGVPEGSRSLAFRLVYRASDRTLTDADINPVHQKVRDLLEEKFQATLRS from the coding sequence ATGCGTATCTCTTTGAATTGGCTCCGCGAACTTGTTGACTGCGATCTCTCGCCCCAAGAGCTAGAAGAAAAACTCACGATGGCAGGCTTTGAAGTGGAGTCCATCGAAGACCGCAGAACATGGGCTGAGGGCGTGGTCGTTGGTCATATCCTCACCGCCGATCGCCATCCTAATGCCGATAAATTACAGGTATGTAAAGTCGATATTGGCGCACCTGAACCCTTGCAAATTGTCTGTGGTGCGGCAAACGCGAGACAGGGCTTATTTGTGCCTGTAGCCACAATTGGGACTTATTTACCGACTATTGATTTAAAATTGCGCCCCACAAAGTTACGGGGTGAGCGTTCTGAAGGGATGATCTGCTCCCTCGCCGAGATTGGCTTAGCCAAAGAATCAAGCGGCATCCATGAATTTCCTGATGGCTTAAACGTTGGTGCAGACGTGCGCCCCTTGCTAGGTCTGGATGATGCCATCCTTGATGTGACATCGACTGCCAACCGTGCCGATGCCTTGAGTGTGGTGGGGATCGCCCGTGAAGTGGCGGCTCTACTCGGTAAAGAGGTGCGTTTACCCTTAGCCACTAAAGATTTTCAGCCCAAGGTTGCCAACTGGGTGAAGGTGGAAGATCCCAAGTCCTGCCCTGCCTATATCGGTACTTTGATTAAAGGCGTAAAGGTTGCCCCATCTCCTGAATGGCTCAAGCGTCGCGTGGAAGCCGCAGGAATGCGATCGATCAACAATATTGTCGATATCACCAATTACATCCTATTGGAATGGGGACAGCCGCTCCATGCATTTGATGCGGATACCTTGGACAAGGATCTGAATATCGGGGTGCGCTTTGCTAAGGCTGGCGAAAAAATTAAAACCCTTGATGATACCGATCGCACTCTCACCAGTCAGAACTTCTTAATCACCTCTGGCGACAAACCGATCGCGATCGCGGGGGTAATGGGTGGCGCAGAAACCGAAGTTTCTGAACAAACGACCAATATTGTTTTAGAAGCGGCTCTCTTTACGCAAGTTACGACAAGGCGATCGGCACGCGCTCAGGGTTTACGCACTGAGGCATCGGCACGCTATGAACGTGGTGTCAATCAGGCAGCGATCGAGTCAGCTACCGCCAAGGCAATCCAAATGATTGTGGAACTCGCAGGTGGTGAAGTTATCGAGCAAAGTGTTGCCGATGCGCGTTCTCAGGAAGTGCGGGTGATTGATTTGCGCTTGACGAAAGTGTGGCAAATTCTCGGTGAAGTCGATCGCGAAGATGAAAGTGTATTGCCTCTCCTTTCGGAAGCAGAAGTTGAGCAAACCCTCAAGGTCTTGTCCTTTGAACTGGAAAAACACCCCATTGAAGAAGGTAGCTATGCCACTTGGAAAGTAACCGTTCCGCCCTATCGCTATGCGGATATTGAGCGCGAAATTGACCTCGTAGAAGAGATTGCGCGGATCTATGGCTATGACAAATTTGTAGAAACTCTGCCAGCCAGAACCGAATTTGGCTTCCTTTCCGCCGATCAAGAAGGTGGTCGGATGATTCGCGCCGCCTTCCGCGCCGTTGGCTTAACGGAAGTAATGCATATGTCTCTATGCAGTCCCACCGAATCCCATCAGGTGAAAATCAATAACCCCGTAGCGATCGAGTATGGAGCCTTGCGCGGTGACCTGCTCACTAATTTGATTGATGCTTGCGCCTTCAATATCAATCAAGGTAATGGCATCTTGAATGGCTTTGAAATCGGTCGTGTGTTCTGGCTCGATGAAGCGGGTAGTGATGAAACCGATCGCATTGCAGGTATTTTCGGCGGCGATCCCACCGTGGGCGCATGGCAGCATGATTCTAAGCCTCTAAACTTTTACGAAGCCAAAGGTCTACTCGATTCCGTATTCCACAATCTCTCGGTCACTGTGGAATATCAACCCGATCAAAAGGACGATCGCCTACACCCCGGACGCACCGCTTCCCTCTGGATTTCGGGTGAGCGCCTCGGTACATTTGGTCAACTCCATCCACAACTACGCGCCGAAAAGGAACTTCCCGATGAGATCTATGTGTTTGAGTTAGATTTCTACACCTTGCTCGATGCGATGATGAAGAAGTCAATTCCCACTTTCCAGCCCTTCTCGACTTACCCCAGTAGCGATCGCGATATTGCTTTCTTCGCACCACTCAAATTCACCGTTGCCGATATTCAGCGATCGATTACCCATGTGGGTGGCGAGTTGCTCGATTCTGTCACCCTCTTCGATCAATATATTGGTAAAGGTGTTCCCGAAGGTTCGCGCAGTCTTGCCTTCAGACTAGTCTATCGAGCTAGCGATCGCACCTTAACTGATGCCGACATTAACCCCGTTCATCAGAAAGTTCGCGATTTACTCGAAGAGAAGTTCCAAGCAACTTTGAGAAGTTAG
- a CDS encoding SDR family oxidoreductase: protein MLDLKGKIALITGASRGIGAAVAQLLAERGADIIINYRSKAHRAEEIAANVMATGQRAVLAQADITNEEEVGKMMQNIATNLTKLDLLVLNASGGMEKDKSTDYAMDLNLKAQERLADLAVLLMKDGGRIVFVTSHLAHFYGQKPVSAIYENVAASKYAGEQSLRDRIPKFTEKGIRLVVVSGDLIEGTITPKLMERANRGFINERREQAGTLPTVADFATAIADACANKSLRSGETIFVGSTEW, encoded by the coding sequence GTGCTTGATTTAAAAGGAAAGATAGCTTTAATCACTGGTGCATCGCGAGGCATTGGTGCGGCTGTTGCTCAACTGTTGGCTGAACGAGGAGCCGATATCATCATCAACTACCGCAGCAAAGCACATCGTGCTGAAGAAATTGCCGCAAATGTGATGGCAACTGGACAACGTGCAGTTCTCGCACAGGCAGATATTACCAATGAAGAGGAAGTTGGCAAAATGATGCAGAACATTGCCACTAACCTGACAAAATTAGACTTGCTAGTACTGAATGCCAGTGGTGGTATGGAAAAGGATAAATCCACCGACTATGCGATGGATCTCAATCTTAAGGCTCAAGAACGATTAGCAGATCTAGCAGTTCTCCTAATGAAAGATGGTGGGCGAATTGTGTTTGTGACTAGTCACTTAGCGCATTTTTATGGACAAAAGCCTGTAAGTGCCATCTACGAAAACGTTGCTGCAAGTAAATACGCAGGTGAGCAGTCGCTGCGCGATCGCATTCCTAAATTTACTGAAAAAGGAATTCGTTTGGTAGTCGTTAGTGGAGATTTAATCGAAGGGACAATCACACCAAAACTAATGGAACGAGCCAATCGAGGATTTATCAACGAACGACGCGAACAAGCAGGTACATTACCAACCGTTGCTGATTTTGCCACGGCGATCGCTGATGCCTGTGCAAATAAAAGTCTCCGCAGTGGAGAGACTATATTTGTAGGAAGTACAGAATGGTAA
- a CDS encoding MAPEG family protein — MIAMIQESIFSPFFATILLTILVWVYMYIRRINFIVSRKLTPKELTPISLSQLSPPAVSNPSDNLKNLFELPIIFYALVFYLFITKQVDSIYINAAWIFFGFRTLHSLVHCTFNLILLRFYLYLISAIALWFMTIRAFLMYVNS, encoded by the coding sequence ATGATCGCAATGATACAGGAATCTATCTTCAGTCCCTTCTTTGCAACCATACTCCTCACAATTTTAGTGTGGGTATACATGTATATTCGCCGCATCAATTTTATTGTGAGCAGAAAGCTAACTCCCAAAGAGCTTACACCAATTTCCCTCTCTCAGTTATCTCCTCCAGCAGTATCCAATCCATCAGACAATCTCAAAAATTTATTTGAACTTCCAATCATTTTTTATGCACTAGTCTTCTATCTCTTCATCACCAAGCAGGTAGATTCAATATATATTAACGCGGCATGGATTTTCTTTGGGTTTCGCACCTTGCACAGCCTTGTCCACTGCACATTCAATCTAATTCTGTTGCGATTTTATCTCTATTTGATTTCCGCGATCGCCCTATGGTTTATGACAATTCGTGCGTTTCTAATGTACGTTAACTCGTAA